The Streptomyces sp. NBC_01237 genomic interval GAAACAACGAGTGGAAGCAACGATGAACACGGAACTCATGGACCCCCGTACGGGGCGCATCCGCGGCACGGCGGCCGTCTCCCGCGAGCCGGAGGTGACCGCGGCGGTGGCGGCGGCCCGTACGGCGCTGGGCACCTGGAGCGCCCTGACCCCCAGGGACCGGGCGCGACGGCTGGAACGGCTGGCCACGCTGATCGAGGACGGCGCGGCAGAATACGCCGCCCGTGAGCGCGCCGGGACGGGCAAGCCGGACACGGAGACGGCGGGCGAGATCGAGCAGGTGGCGGATCTGTTCCGCTTCTACGCGACGGCGGCGCGGACCCGGACGGCCCCGGCGGCGGGCCGGCTGGTGGCGGGCCACGAGAGCTGGGTGCGCTGGGAGCCGATGGGTGTGGTCGGGGTGATCGTCCCCTGGAACTACCCGCTGATGATGGCGGCCTGGCGCTGCGCCCCGGCGCTCGCCGCGGGCAACACGGTGGTGGTGAAGCCGGCGGAGACCACTCCGGACACAGGGGAGCTGCTGGCGGAGCACGCCGCGCGGGCACTGGGCGAGGGGGTGCTCCAGGCGCTGGCGGGAGACCGGCGAACGGGTCAACTGCTGGTCGAGTCACCGGTGGACATGGTCGCGTTCACGGGCAGCGGCCGGGCGGGGCTGGATGTGGCGGCGCGGGCGGGGACGCGCCGGATCAGCCTGGAGCTGGGGGGCAACGCCCCGGCGCTCGTGCTCCCGGACGCCCCGGCGGACACCTATGCCGCGCTCGCGGAGGCGGCCACGTACAACGCGGGCCAGAGCTGCGCGGCCCCGGCCAGGGTCATCACGCTCGCCGAGAACTACGAGTCGACGGTGGCCCGTCTGACGGAGGCGATGGGTGCCCGGCTGGCGGGCCGCGACTTCGGCCCGTTGAACAACCCGGACCAGGTGGCGCGGTACGACTCCCTCGTCGCCTCGTCGGCGGCGAAGCGGCGTCCGGCGGCCGGACTCGCCCCCCGGTCCGGCGAGGAGCGCGGCCATTGGCGCCCGGCCCTGCTCCTGGCGGATCTCCCGGACGACGACCCGGCGGTCACCGAGGAGGTCTTCGGCCCGCTCCTGACGGTCCAGCACGCGCGGACCGTGGAGGCGGCGTTGGACCTGGCCAACAGTGTCCCCCAGGCCCTGGCGGCCAGTGTCTGGACGACCGCTCTCGGCACGGGGCTGGACCTCGCGGCCCGTCTCGACGCGGGCGAGACCTGGCTCAACTGCCATCTGGTGCAGACCGCGGAGCTCCCGCACGGCGGGCGGGGCTCGTCCGGCCATGGCACGGACCTGAGCGCGCTGGCGCTCCAGGAGTACCAACGGCCCAAGACGGTGACGGTACGGCTGTCGCCCGGCACGCCCGGGAGCCGAGCGCCCGGGAGCTGAGCCTCCGGTTGGGCCCAGGGGCCCTTCTGGTGGGCCCGCACGCCCCTTTACCGTCCGGAGGACCGTCGGGGACGACAGCGGAAGGCGTGGGCGGGCATGAGCGGCAGGCGTGGGCGGAAGACCGGCGGGGCCTCGGACGGGGGCGACCGGGGGCAGAGTGCTCTGGAGTATCTGGGGCTGCTCACGGTCGTCGGTGCGGTGGTGGGCGGGGTGGTGGCGACGTCGCTCTCGGGGCAGTTGTCGGGCGGGTTGACGGACGCGGTGTGCCGGATCGCGCCGTCGGGAGGTTTCGCCGGTCATTGCGGCCCGGAGGCATCCGCCTCGGACGTGTCTGCGAACGCACAGGATGACAACGTTGCCACTGTCGAAGGAAGCCATTCCGCGGGCCGGCTCCTGCCGGGCGAGAGACCGCTCCCCCAGCTGTTCGAGCCGGCCAAGTGCCTGCTGAGCGAGGACCAGACCAAGGACGCGGTCTCGGTGCAGATCCTGTTCCTCAAGCTGAACCACAGCGAGGAGCTCAAGGTGCAGCAGTGGTCCGACGGTACCGTCACCGTCGAGCGGATGAAGACGGACAGCGTCGGCGTCACCGCGAGCGTCTCCGCGGGCATCCCGGGTCTGCGGGACTGGGGCGGCAGCGCCTCCCTGAGCGGCAGCTTCGCCACGGGCAACGGGGTCGGCGGTCAGTGGGAGTTCGCCAACAACAGGAGCGGCGACTCCAACGCCGACCTCAAGGCGAATCTGGACGACGCCAAGGACTTCGTGGAAGCGCTCGGACAGTCGGACACCTGCGAGGCCATGGCGGGCACTCCCGTGTCGCCGATCAGCCAGGTGGGATGCAGCAACAACGCCATGCGCCAGATGCAGAAGGACGATCCGACGAAGATGCCGGACCTGGACATCTCCAAGACCACCACCGAACTGGCGGGCGGCGTGAGCTTCGGCCAGTCCTTCACCAGGAGCAAGAAGAAGGGCGGCGACGAGATCGGCAGCGTCTCCACCGACCTCGCCTCCGGATCGATGACCAACGATGTCGTCGTCCTGCGTTCGAGCACCGGCGAGGACGACACGGTCACCTTCGTCTACACCTTCTCCCTCACCGGAAAGACCGGAGTGGGCACAACCGCCGAGGGGAACCGGATGCAGCAGGTCTCCGTCACCTATGACGCCGACGACTACGACGCCCAGGAGAAGAGGGGCGAGCCCCACCGCCCGACGGACCTGGAGATCACCACCAGCACCGAGAAGGGCTCCAGCACCGGCACTTCGGCGGGCGGCGGCGTCAACGCGGGCCCCCTGACCATCGAGGTCAGCGGCGGGAAGGGCAACACCACGTCCGAGATCCACACGGAGACCGCGGCGGTCGGCCTCATCGACGGCCAGGACAGCGAGACCGTGGAGAACTGGCTGCGCGGACGAGGGAACCCGGCGGCGTCGGACGGGATGCCCACCCCGTCCGACGCCGCCGCGCCGACCGATGAGGACACCGGCCCCCTGATGCGGCTCCTGCACGACCGGGCGGGCATATCCACCGTCGACTACAAGGCCGACACCGACTGGTGGAACGCCTCGCTCGGCATCGGCTTCGGCATCTCGGCCGGCCAGGTGTCCCTCGGCTTCAAACTCTTCGGGATCGACATCTCCCACGAACACCGGACCCAGACGGTCACCGGCGATCCCGTCTACGCCGGCGCCCCTTCCAGGGACGGCAACCGCCCCTGGAAGCCGTGGACGAACTGCACGAGGACCACCCCCATCGCCTGACCGAACGGCGACGGCCCTCGCCGGGTCCCACCGCCGGGTCGAGGGGTCGGCGGTGGCACCGGCCGACTCCACCGGAGGGGCACAGCGACGTCCCCCGGCACCTGCGGGAACCGCACGTGCCGGGGGACGGAACGCTGCCGACGACCCCGTCCGGACGTCCGGGCTACTCCGCGGTGCTCAGTTCCCAGAACCGGAAGACTGTCGAGGTGTCCAGGCAGTTCTGCAGTCCCCGGACGTTCTCGTGGGCGACCGCGTACTGCTTGCCCTGCCACAGCGGCAGGAGCGGCAGCTCCTGAGCCACGATGTCCTGCAGTTTCATGAACTCCTGCCGGGTGTTGGCGCGGTCGGTCATGGACGAGGTCTGCGGGATGATCCGCTTGATGATCTCGCCGTTCTCGTAGTTGTTCGACAGGACGTTGCCCTGGCCGAAGAACGGCTGGGTGAAGTTGTCGGGGTCGGGGTAGTCCGGCACCCAGCCCTTCACATAGACGCCGTACTTGCCGTCGGCGATGCCCTGCTCGTACTCGTCGTACGGGACGGACCTCATCCGGGCGTCGAAGAGTCCGCTCTCGTTCAACTGATCGGCGATGGTCTGCAGTTCGTCGTCGGTGGCGGGTCCGTAGCGGCTCGGGGTGGACCAGAGCGTGAGTTTCACCTTGTCGGTGATGCCGGAGTCCCGCAGCACCTCCTTCGCCTTCTTCGGCTGCGGGCTGTCGCCGTAGGTGTCGAAGAAGGAGGTGCCATGGCCGGTGATCCCGACCGGGATGATCGAGTAGAGCGGCGTCGCCGTGGACTGGTAGACCTCGCTGACGAGCGAGTAGCGGTCGATGAGATAGGCCATGGCCTTGCGCACGGCGAGCTTGCCGACCACGGGGTCCGCGACGTTGAAGACCATGTGCTGGACTTCGGCGCTGCTCCCCTGGACCACGTCGATGCCGTCGGTCTCCGCGGTGGGCGAAGTGTCCAGCGCCGCTATCGCCTTGGCGGTGAGACCACGGTAGGCGATGTCGACGTCGCCCTTCTCCAGTGCTGATTTAAGGTCCTGCTGGTTGCCGCGGAAGAATTGGAGCGTCACACCGGAGTTCTTCACCTCGGCAGTTCCGTGGTAGCCGGAGTAGACGGAGAAGACGGCCTTCTCCTTGTCGATGGAGTCCAGCTTGTAGGGTCCGGAGCCAACCGTTTTGCCATCCTTGAGCAGACTGTCCTTGGGATAAATCCGGCGGTCTACGATAGAACCGGCACCCGAGGCTATCTTGCTGGGAAATGTCGCATCGGGGACTTTGAGGCGGAAGACGACGGTCCTGTCGTCCGGTGTACTGATCGACGAGATGGTCGAGAGCAGTGGCGCCGGGCCCGCCGGGTCGTTGATTTTGATGGCCCGGTCGAAGGAATACTTGACGTCCGCCGATGTAAGGCTGTTGTCGTTGCTGAACTTCAACCCATCACGCAGGGTGCACGTATAGGTCTTGCTGCCGTCCGAGAACTTGCACTCCTCGGCGGCCTCCGGCACCGGGGCGGAAGCCCCTGGCGGGAAGCTCAGCAGGGACTGGAAGACGTTGTTGAACAGCAGCCATGACCCCGGGTCGTACCCCGCCGCCGGATCGGTCGCGAGGATGTCGTCGGACATCCCGACGACCATCTTCTCTTTGGACTTGAATGTCCATATCTGATCCGTGGAGCCGCAACCCGTCAGCAACACCACTGCCAGTCCCCCGGCGATCAG includes:
- a CDS encoding aldehyde dehydrogenase family protein — translated: MNTELMDPRTGRIRGTAAVSREPEVTAAVAAARTALGTWSALTPRDRARRLERLATLIEDGAAEYAARERAGTGKPDTETAGEIEQVADLFRFYATAARTRTAPAAGRLVAGHESWVRWEPMGVVGVIVPWNYPLMMAAWRCAPALAAGNTVVVKPAETTPDTGELLAEHAARALGEGVLQALAGDRRTGQLLVESPVDMVAFTGSGRAGLDVAARAGTRRISLELGGNAPALVLPDAPADTYAALAEAATYNAGQSCAAPARVITLAENYESTVARLTEAMGARLAGRDFGPLNNPDQVARYDSLVASSAAKRRPAAGLAPRSGEERGHWRPALLLADLPDDDPAVTEEVFGPLLTVQHARTVEAALDLANSVPQALAASVWTTALGTGLDLAARLDAGETWLNCHLVQTAELPHGGRGSSGHGTDLSALALQEYQRPKTVTVRLSPGTPGSRAPGS
- a CDS encoding ABC transporter substrate-binding protein; translated protein: MKVRTKRSSPLIAGGLAVVLLTGCGSTDQIWTFKSKEKMVVGMSDDILATDPAAGYDPGSWLLFNNVFQSLLSFPPGASAPVPEAAEECKFSDGSKTYTCTLRDGLKFSNDNSLTSADVKYSFDRAIKINDPAGPAPLLSTISSISTPDDRTVVFRLKVPDATFPSKIASGAGSIVDRRIYPKDSLLKDGKTVGSGPYKLDSIDKEKAVFSVYSGYHGTAEVKNSGVTLQFFRGNQQDLKSALEKGDVDIAYRGLTAKAIAALDTSPTAETDGIDVVQGSSAEVQHMVFNVADPVVGKLAVRKAMAYLIDRYSLVSEVYQSTATPLYSIIPVGITGHGTSFFDTYGDSPQPKKAKEVLRDSGITDKVKLTLWSTPSRYGPATDDELQTIADQLNESGLFDARMRSVPYDEYEQGIADGKYGVYVKGWVPDYPDPDNFTQPFFGQGNVLSNNYENGEIIKRIIPQTSSMTDRANTRQEFMKLQDIVAQELPLLPLWQGKQYAVAHENVRGLQNCLDTSTVFRFWELSTAE